In Pieris napi chromosome 2, ilPieNapi1.2, whole genome shotgun sequence, the following proteins share a genomic window:
- the LOC125057936 gene encoding aminoacylase-1-like, producing MATNGLLTSTQGNVASDDEAVRNLQEYLRIKSVHPNVNYEECLVYLRGQAAQLGFPVQVFEVVPHKPILVMTWEGQEPALPSILLNSHMDVVPVFEKSWIYPPFEGRIVDGVIYGRGVQDMKSVAVQYLESIKRLKNKGITFKRTIHLSFVPDEEVGGVEGMAQFVKTEHYKKLNIGFALDEGLASPTDHYVVYNGERSIWHVRIICPGMSGHGSLLLPDNCGEKMRFIIDKFMDLRQESKKKLEENPQLTIGDITSINLTMLKGGIQENVIPEKLTVSFDLRLALSVDFVEFENMIKDWCTKAGANVTYEFVQKDDYVSPTPTDSSNGYWMAFKTTIEQLDIPLDLRTFPGGTDSRFIRKTGVPALGFSPMRRTPPGLHEHNESLQISVFLEGIKTYEAVIPAIANV from the exons ATGGCTACAAATGGATTATTAACGTCCACTCAAGGAAACGTGGCGAGCGATGATGAAGCTGTCCGTAATCTTCAGGAATATCTACGAATAAAAAGCGTTCATCCGAATGTAAATTATG AGGAATGTCTGGTATATCTTAGAGGTCAAGCCGCACAGCTGGGTTTTCCGGTCCAAGTTTTTGAGGTGGTCCCCCATAAACCTATACTGGTAATGACCTGGGAAGGCCAGGAACCAGCCCTTCCAAGCATTCTCCTCAACTCCCATATGGATGTTGTACCTGTGTTTGAA AAAAGTTGGATATATCCACCATTCGAAGGTCGCATAGTTGACGGAGTGATTTACGGTCGAGGTGTGCAGGACATGAAGTCTGTTGCTGTACAGTACTTGGAGTCAATAAAACGACTCAAAAACAAAGGAATTACTTTTAAGCGCACAATACACTTGAGTTTTGTTCCAG ACGAAGAAGTCGGGGGAGTAGAGGGTATGGCGCAATTTGTCAAGACCGAAcattataaaaagttaaacatCGGGTTTGCACTAGACGAGGGTCTTGCTAGCCCCACAGATCATTACGTTGTATACAATGGAGAAAGAAGCATTTGGC ATGTAAGAATAATTTGTCCCGGAATGTCCGGTCACGGCTCTCTACTGTTGCCGGACAATTGTGGTGAAAAG ATGCGATTCATCATAGACAAGTTCATGGACCTTCGTCAAGAGTCTAAAAAGAAATTGGAAGAAAACCCTCAATTAACGATCGGGGACATAACGTCCATCAATCTAACTATGCTTAAG GGTGGCATTCAAGAAAACGTAATTCCTGAGAAACTAACCGTCAGTTTCGATTTGCGTTTAGCCTTGTCCGTTGATTTCGTCGAGTTTGAAAATATG ATTAAGGATTGGTGTACGAAAGCTGGAGCAAACGTAACCTACGAGTTCGTTCAAAAGGATGATTATGTCTCACCAACTCCTACTGATTCTTCCAATGGCTACTGGATGGCATTTAAGACCACAATTGAACAACT AGATATTCCATTGGACCTTCGCACATTTCCTGGTGGCACTGACTCTCGTTTTATTCGTAAAACAGGCGTCCCCGCCTTAGGATTTTCGCCGATGCGACGTACACCACCAGGTCTTCATGAACATAATGAAAGTCTACAAATATCTGTGTTCTTAGAAGGCATCAAAACATATGAAGCTGTTATTCCTGCTATTGCTAATGTGTAA
- the LOC125057923 gene encoding ionotropic receptor 93a has product MQLWFVILCLLGRVAAEDFPSLITSNASIAVVLDHQFLKDQYQAITDELKDYIKELARVKLKHGGVIVHYYSWTAINLKKGFLAVFSVTSCEDTWSLFKRVQDEQMLFFALTEVDCPRLPSNVAITVTSSDPGEELPQIVLDLRTEKAFNWKSAIILHDNTLSRDMISRVVQSMTSQIDGKPSISVTLLKMRHETNEYLRRKEIYRVLSKLPVKYIGENFIVIVTTDTMTTMAEAARDLHMSHTLAQWLYIVSDTNRRNGNLSTLINELFEGENIAYIYNRTDDGTHCQNGLLCYCKELMDAFILALDAAVQEEFDVAAQVSDEEWEAIRPDRLQRRDMLLRHMQQHITAHSKCGNCTTWQALAADTWGATYRSTDLTSNKDDDNVTTVIENVDLLQVAFWRPIDGFMFEDALFPHIQHGFRGKELSILTYHNPPWTILVTNASGAVVNYGGLLFDIIGQFAKSKNFTIRIVLPGHVKEESSNETSTDMMHSTSARLTLSAVAKGKVAFAAAAFSILSDPPPGINYTIPVSIQPYAFMIARPRELSRALLFLLPFTTDTWLCLGFAVIFMGPTLFIIHRISPFYDAEDITREGGLSTIHNCLWYVYGALLQQGGMYLPRADSGRLVVGTWWIVVLVVVTTYSGNLVAFLTFPKLEIPVTTVSELLLNRATYTWSINKGSYLERELKNSDDPKYVSLLKGAELTSSLTAMEANNMAGANLLNRVRKERHVMVDWKLRLNYIMRADTVATDSCDFVLGFEEFMEERIALIVPGASPYLPVINKEINRMQKAGLISKWLSAYLPKRDRCWQSSTMTWEVNNHTVNLSDMQGSFFVLFLGVLSATTVLLTEWCWNRRKKKIEQVVIQPYLN; this is encoded by the exons ATGCAATTATGGTTCGTGATTTTGTGTTTATTAGGCCGCGTTGCTGCAGAAGATTTTCCCTCCCTCATAACTTCAAATGCATCCATAG cTGTAGTTCTGGATCACCAGTTCCTCAAGGATCAGTACCAGGCTATAACGGACGAGTTGAAGGATTACATCAAAGAACTAGCACGGGTTAAGCTTAAGCATGGTGGAGTAATTGTGCATTATTACTCTTGGACTGCCATCAATCTGAAAAAAG gTTTCCTTGCGGTATTTAGCGTCACTTCATGCGAAGACACTTGGTCATTATTTAAGCGAGTTCAAGATGAACAAATGCTTTTTTTTGCTCTAACCGAAGTAGATTGCCCGCGGCTCCCATCCAATGTTGCTATCACTGTCACGTCTTCTGATCCCGGTGAAGAACTTCCCCAAATCGTTCTTGATCTTCGCACTGAAAAGGCGTTTAATTGGAAATCCGCTATTATTCTCCATGACAATACTTTAA GTCGAGATATGATATCTCGAGTGGTCCAATCCATGACATCGCAAATAGACGGTAAACCTTCCATCTCTGTCACCTTATTAAAAATGAGACATGAGACCAACGAGTATTTAAGAAGGAAAGAGATTTATAGAGTATTATCCAAACTCCCAGTTAAATATATAG GTGAAAATTTCATAGTCATAGTAACGACAGACACTATGACAACAATGGCTGAAGCTGCGCGCGATCTTCACATGTCACACACTCTTGCGCAGTGGCTATATATCGTATCAGACACAAATAGACGGAATGGCAATCTATCCACATTGATCAACGAATTGTTTGAAGGAGAAAATATTGCttacatttataatagaaCCGATGACGGGACACACTGTCAG aatggACTTCTATGTTACTGCAAGGAATTGATGGATGCGTTCATATTAGCTTTGGATGCTGCAGTACAGGAGGAGTTTGACGTTGCAGCACAGGTTTCAGATGAAGAGTGGGAAGCCATTCGGCCTGATAGACTGCAGCGGAGAGACATGTTATTAAGACATATGCAG CAACATATAACAGCGCATAGCAAGTGCGGCAACTGTACTACTTGGCAAGCACTTGCAGCTGACACTTGGGGTGCGACATACAGAAGCACTGATTTGACCAGCAACAAAGATGATGATAATGTGACTACTGTTATTGAAAACGTCGACTTGCTTCAG gtTGCGTTTTGGCGCCCAATAGATGGATTTATGTTTGAGGATGCATTGTTTCCGCATATACAACATGGTTTCCGTGGCAAAGAATTGTCTATATTGACCTACCAt AATCCGCCATGGACGATATTGGTGACAAATGCATCGGGGGCTGTCGTAAATTATGGAGGTCTATTATTCGATATTATTGGACAATTTgctaaaagtaaaaatttcaC AATCCGTATCGTCCTACCAGGGCATGTGAAAGAGGAATCTTCGAATGAAACATCTACAGAT ATGATGCACAGTACAAGTGCAAGGTTGACCTTATCAGCAGTCGCGAAGGGAAAAGTAGCTTTCGCCGCTGCAGCTTTCTCAATCTTATCTGATCCTCCACCAG gTATAAACTACACAATTCCTGTGAGTATTCAGCCGTACGCTTTCATGATAGCACGTCCTCGAGAACTTAGCAGAgcgttattatttttattaccattTACAACCGAT ACATGGCTTTGTTTAGGATTTGCAGTGATTTTTATGGGGCCAACATTATTCATAATACATAGAATAAGCCCTTTTTACGATGCTGAGGATATCACAAGAGAAGGAGGATTATCGACTATACATAATTGTTTGTGGTATGTTTACGGGGCTTTATTGCAACAAG GTGGAATGTACCTCCCACGAGCAGATAGTGGTAGACTAGTAGTTGGTACTTGGTGGATAGTGGTATTAGTGGTTGTTACAACGTACTCTGGGAATCTTGTCGCATTTCTAACCTTCCCTAAACTGGAAATTCCTGTGACTACTGTCAGTGAACTGTTACTGAATAGAGCAACTTATACATGGTCAATTAATAAGGGATCTTATTTAGAACGTGAATTAAAG aACTCAGATGATCCAAAATATGTGTCTCTACTAAAAGGTGCTGAGCTGACGAGTTCACTGACCGCAATGGAAGCGAACAATATGGCTG GGGCAAATTTACTTAACCGGGTCAGAAAGGAGCGTCACGTGATGGTGGATTGGAAGTTgagattaaattatataatgcgAGCCGACACTGTGGCCACGGACTCTTGTGATTTTGTTTTag GTTTTGAAGAGTTTATGGAGGAAAGAATCGCCTTAATCGTACCTGGTGCTAGTCCATACCTGCctgttattaataaaga AATTAATCGCATGCAAAAAGCAGGGCTCATATCAAAATGGTTGAGCGCTTATTTACCAAAGCGTGACCGGTGTTGGCAGAGCTCCACTATGACTTGGGAAGTGAATAACCATACTGTCAACCTCAGTGACATGCAGGGCTCATTCTTTGTTCTGTTTCTAG GCGTTCTTTCAGCTACAACAGTTTTGTTGACCGAATGGTGTTGGAATAGAAGAAAAAAGAAGATCGAGCAAGTGGTCATTCAGCCTtacttgaattaa